One region of Miscanthus floridulus cultivar M001 chromosome 19, ASM1932011v1, whole genome shotgun sequence genomic DNA includes:
- the LOC136526000 gene encoding aspartyl protease family protein At5g10770-like yields MAEGTSSSDALPVLHRLSPCSPLGTARNQQMEKPSVADVLHRDALRLRSLFQEHNHGSRFPAPAPTSAGGGLSIPSRGDPIQKLPGALEYHVIAWFGTPVQQFTVGFDTTTPGATLLRCKPCAANEPCDHAFDPSASSSIAQVPCGSPDCPFKGCSGPSCTLSVSTNNTLLGNATFFTDKLTLTPWNTVDSFRFACLEAGFRPADSSTGILDLSRNSHSLASRAAPSSPDAVAFSCCLPSYPSDVGFLSLGATKPELLGRKVSYTPLRSNPHNGNLYVVELVGLGLGGVDLPIPRATIARGGTILELHTTFTYLKPQVYAVLRDEFRKSMSQYPVAPPLGSLDTCYNFTALNSFSVPAVTLKFDGGAEVDLWMDEMMYFHEPGNHFSVGCLAFVAQDGGAVIGSMAQMSTEVVYDVRGGKVGFVPYRC; encoded by the exons ATGGCGGAAG GGACGAGCAGCAGCGACGCATTGCCTGTGCTGCACCGGCTGAGTCCATGCTCCCCTCTCGGCACCGCACGGAACCAGCAGATGGAAAAGCCATCCGTGGCCGACGTCCTCCACCGCGAcgcactccgcctccgctccCTGTTCCAGGAGCACAACCATGGGTCCCGTTTCCCTGCACCCGCACCGACGTCAGCTGGAGGAGGGCTCTCGATCCCCAGCAGAGGCGATCCGATCCAAAAGCTGCCCGGTGCGTTGGAGTACCACGTCATCGCTTGGTTCGGCACTCCGGTGCAGCAGTTCACTGTGGGATTCGACACGACCACCCCCGGTGCCACGCTGCTACGGTGCAAGCCGTGCGCCGCCAACGAACCGTGCGACCACGCCTTTGACCCGTCCGCGTCCTCCTCCATCGCTCAAGTCCCCTGTGGCTCGCCGGACTGCCCGTTCAAAGGCTGCTCCGGACCCAGCTGCACTCTCAGCGTCTCCACCAACAACACTTTGCTGGGCAATGCGACGTTCTTCACCGACAAGCTGACGCTGACGCCGTGGAACACCGTGGACAGCTTCAGGTTCGCGTGTCTCGAGGCCGGCTTCCGGCCGGCCGATAGCTCAACTGGTATCCTCGACCTCAGCCGGAATAGCCACTCGCTGGCGTCTCGCGCCGCGCCTTCCTCGCCGGACGCGGTCGCCTTCTCCTGCTGCCTGCCGTCGTACCCGAGCGACGTAGGCTTCCTCTCCCTCGGCGCCACCAAGCCGGAGCTCTTGGGACGCAAGGTGAGCTACACCCCGCTGAGGAGCAACCCCCACAACGGGAATCTGTACGTCGTGGAGCTCGTCGGGCTGGGCCTCGGCGGCGTCGACCTCCCGATCCCGCGCGCCACCATCGCCCGCGGAGGCACGATCCTCGAGCTGCACACGACGTTCACCTACCTCAAGCCCCAGGTGTACGCGGTCCTCCGCGACGAATTCCGCAAGTCCATGTCGCAGTACCCTGTCGCGCCGCCGCTCGGAAGCCTGGACACGTGCTACAACTTCACCGCGCTGAACTCTTTCTCCGTGCCGGCCGTGACGCTCAAGTTCGACGGCGGGGCCGAGGTTGACCTATGGATGGACGAAATGATGTACTTTCACGAGCCCGGGAACCACTTCTCcgtcggctgcctcgcgttcgttGCCCAGGATGGCGGCGCTGTGATCGGGAGCATGGCGCAGATGTCGACGGAGGTGGTGTACGACGTGCGCGGAGGGAAGGTTGGGTTCGTCCCGTACCGCTGCTGA